One region of Epilithonimonas zeae genomic DNA includes:
- a CDS encoding sensor histidine kinase: MKGLNFLKRINSWVVYIILTSIVAGIIISSNFLIQHLRSKETERIKSLATAMRYLQDTDVDSRFSELALYVISENEDLPIIVTNKKREVLESRGISEEILKDKEKLKAKMTEMESKYPPFEIQLPDFNNQYLYYDNSDLMNYLRYYPLLLALFISLYLVFSFWFLRLLKKTDEGFVWAGLAKETAHQIGTPLSSMIGWVEIMKLEDENGMGVKELEMDVNRLKTISERFSKIGSIPTLNDLDINETVQQNFDYLKSRISTKVEFTLRKTYEPVLVPHSQILMSWVIENLVKNAVDAMKGEGKLELSLYKKNKNVYIDVTDTGCGMTKQQIRNAFKPGFSTKKRGWGLGLSLTKRVVSEYHKGDVRIAQSEVGKGTTFRIVLREEQK, encoded by the coding sequence ATGAAAGGTCTTAATTTTCTGAAACGCATCAATAGCTGGGTCGTATATATTATATTGACTTCCATCGTTGCAGGAATTATTATTTCCTCCAACTTCCTGATTCAGCATCTTAGAAGTAAAGAAACTGAAAGAATTAAGTCTTTGGCAACAGCAATGCGTTATCTTCAGGATACCGATGTAGATTCGAGATTCAGCGAGTTAGCACTGTATGTCATTAGTGAGAATGAAGATTTGCCCATCATTGTTACCAACAAAAAAAGAGAAGTTTTAGAAAGCCGAGGTATTTCCGAAGAGATTCTTAAAGACAAAGAAAAACTAAAGGCAAAAATGACTGAAATGGAAAGCAAATATCCGCCTTTCGAGATTCAGTTGCCGGATTTTAATAATCAATATTTGTATTATGATAATTCGGATTTGATGAATTATTTGCGCTATTATCCTTTACTATTAGCATTATTCATTTCATTATATCTCGTTTTTTCATTTTGGTTTTTACGATTACTGAAGAAAACTGACGAAGGTTTTGTTTGGGCAGGATTGGCCAAAGAAACGGCGCATCAGATTGGAACGCCATTGTCGTCAATGATTGGCTGGGTCGAGATTATGAAGCTCGAAGATGAAAATGGAATGGGCGTGAAAGAACTCGAGATGGATGTCAACCGACTCAAAACCATTTCCGAAAGATTCTCCAAAATCGGTTCTATTCCAACACTTAATGATTTGGATATCAATGAAACTGTTCAGCAAAATTTCGATTATTTGAAATCCAGAATTTCCACCAAGGTTGAATTTACTTTAAGGAAAACCTACGAACCGGTTTTGGTTCCTCACAGTCAGATTCTAATGAGTTGGGTGATTGAAAATCTTGTAAAAAATGCGGTTGATGCAATGAAAGGCGAAGGGAAACTGGAATTGTCCCTTTACAAAAAAAATAAAAACGTTTACATCGATGTAACTGATACAGGTTGCGGAATGACCAAACAACAAATCAGAAATGCTTTCAAACCTGGATTCTCCACCAAAAAACGAGGTTGGGGATTAGGTTTGTCATTAACGAAAAGAGTAGTATCAGAATATCACAAAGGCGACGTGAGAATTGCTCAATCTGAAGTAGGGAAAGGAACGACTTTTAGGATTGTTTTGAGGGAAGAGCAGAAGTAA
- a CDS encoding HD domain-containing protein, with translation MKIQKEIDFILAVDALKNVQRRNYNADDSRRENTAEHSWQIIILAQILFPYAKNNTEINLLRVIRMLSIHDLVEIDAGDTFLFDEEGMKGKFEREKLAAKKIFGILDEPLFSEFYNLWIEFEEEETPDAIFACAIDRIMPFILNSYTSGKSWTEAGVTEKQVRNMLENAICRASDDMGDCFQLLMKKCFDENKFS, from the coding sequence ATGAAGATACAGAAAGAAATAGATTTTATCCTGGCAGTTGATGCCTTGAAAAATGTACAGAGAAGAAATTATAACGCAGACGATTCCAGAAGAGAGAATACGGCAGAGCATAGTTGGCAGATCATCATATTGGCTCAGATTCTTTTTCCTTACGCTAAAAACAATACAGAAATCAATTTATTGAGAGTTATTAGAATGTTGTCCATTCACGATTTGGTAGAAATAGATGCTGGCGACACTTTCCTCTTCGACGAAGAAGGAATGAAAGGAAAATTCGAACGTGAAAAACTAGCAGCGAAGAAAATTTTTGGAATTTTAGATGAACCACTTTTCTCAGAATTTTATAATCTCTGGATAGAATTTGAGGAAGAAGAAACACCTGATGCTATTTTCGCTTGCGCCATTGATAGAATAATGCCTTTTATCCTTAATTCTTATACATCAGGTAAAAGTTGGACAGAAGCCGGAGTTACCGAAAAACAGGTAAGAAATATGTTAGAAAACGCCATTTGCAGAGCTTCAGACGATATGGGAGATTGTTTTCAATTACTGATGAAAAAATGCTTCGACGAGAATAAGTTTTCTTAA
- a CDS encoding alpha/beta hydrolase family protein, with protein MKLKHILVATAAPFMMNAQQVMTPEIMWTLNRLGVQSVSPDNSSLIYKISKTDLKTEKSNSEAFWLNLSGQSTKIDLGKKSLIQWDNNGIYALENNKIFLSKDSGKTWSEFYNIGEVDNIVISPDGKKVAFSKAVHIENLLGKDKYKDLPKTTAQIYTDLNHRHWDAWNEGSYNHVFVVNVSESADKAKDLLEGKAFDSPQKPFGGAEDFVWSPDSSELLYVTKAKSGAEYAQSTNTDIFAYNLASGKTTNLTEGMMGYDVNPKFSNDGKFLLWNSMERDGYEADKNDIVIMDWKSKAKTNLTKAWDESVTGDVKWASDSKLIYFTSAFRGTKQLFSVDVKNKTVKQLTKGDFDINDVVLENKGKLWVTKTDINHNADLFEVDSKGYLKQITDINKDNYSTLVQGKSELKMVKTTDGKEMGVWFHYPPNFDPNKKYPTLVYCQGGPQSGLTQFFSTRWNFALMAANGYIVVAPNRRGMPGWGVKWNEEISGDWGGQPIKDYLSATDFAKTLPYVDGNRLAAVGASYGGYSVFMLAGVHENRFKTFIAHDGLFDMKSWYGTTEELWFANWDLGGNYWQKPTPKAYSEFNPSNFVDKWNKPIMVIQGGIDFRVPYEQGQEAFQAAKLKGLKTKFLYFPNENHWVLHPQNGLVWQREFFDWLKETL; from the coding sequence ATGAAACTAAAACATATTCTTGTTGCAACAGCAGCGCCTTTTATGATGAATGCACAACAGGTAATGACACCGGAAATAATGTGGACGCTTAATCGACTTGGTGTTCAGTCCGTTTCTCCGGATAATTCTTCTCTGATTTACAAAATCAGCAAAACAGACCTTAAAACCGAAAAATCAAACTCCGAAGCTTTTTGGCTTAATCTTTCAGGACAATCTACCAAAATTGATTTGGGTAAGAAAAGCCTAATCCAATGGGATAATAATGGAATTTATGCTTTAGAAAATAATAAAATTTTCCTGTCAAAAGATTCAGGAAAAACTTGGTCAGAGTTCTATAATATTGGAGAAGTTGATAATATTGTCATTTCTCCAGATGGTAAAAAGGTAGCTTTTAGTAAGGCTGTTCATATTGAAAATCTTTTAGGAAAGGATAAATATAAAGACTTACCAAAAACAACGGCTCAAATTTATACAGACCTCAACCATCGTCATTGGGACGCGTGGAATGAAGGTTCTTACAATCACGTTTTTGTTGTTAACGTTTCAGAATCTGCGGATAAAGCGAAAGACTTGTTGGAAGGCAAAGCTTTTGACTCACCTCAGAAACCGTTTGGCGGAGCAGAGGATTTTGTTTGGAGTCCGGATTCTTCGGAATTGCTTTATGTGACTAAAGCGAAATCTGGTGCAGAATATGCTCAAAGCACCAACACGGATATTTTCGCTTACAATCTGGCTTCAGGAAAAACTACGAATTTAACAGAAGGAATGATGGGTTACGATGTGAATCCGAAATTCAGTAATGATGGAAAATTCCTGCTTTGGAATTCGATGGAGAGAGACGGTTATGAGGCAGATAAAAACGATATTGTGATTATGGATTGGAAGTCCAAAGCAAAAACCAATTTGACCAAAGCTTGGGATGAAAGTGTAACAGGTGATGTCAAATGGGCTTCGGATTCCAAATTGATTTATTTCACTTCAGCTTTCAGAGGAACTAAGCAATTGTTCTCGGTTGATGTCAAAAACAAAACTGTAAAACAATTGACGAAAGGTGATTTCGATATCAATGATGTTGTTTTAGAGAACAAAGGAAAACTTTGGGTAACGAAAACCGATATCAATCATAATGCGGATTTATTTGAAGTTGATTCTAAAGGTTATTTGAAACAAATTACTGACATCAATAAAGACAATTATTCCACATTGGTTCAGGGAAAATCTGAACTGAAAATGGTAAAAACCACAGACGGAAAAGAAATGGGCGTTTGGTTCCATTACCCACCCAACTTTGACCCGAACAAAAAATATCCAACTTTGGTTTATTGCCAAGGTGGACCACAATCCGGATTGACACAGTTTTTCTCCACAAGATGGAATTTCGCTTTGATGGCGGCTAACGGTTATATCGTAGTTGCTCCGAATAGAAGAGGGATGCCAGGCTGGGGAGTAAAATGGAATGAAGAAATCAGCGGCGATTGGGGTGGACAACCAATTAAAGATTACTTATCTGCAACCGATTTTGCTAAAACTCTACCTTATGTAGATGGAAATAGATTAGCGGCAGTTGGAGCAAGTTATGGCGGTTATTCTGTCTTTATGTTGGCTGGTGTTCACGAAAATAGATTCAAAACTTTTATCGCGCACGACGGATTGTTTGATATGAAATCTTGGTACGGAACAACAGAGGAACTTTGGTTTGCGAACTGGGATTTGGGTGGAAACTATTGGCAGAAACCAACGCCTAAAGCTTATTCAGAATTCAACCCAAGTAATTTTGTGGACAAATGGAACAAACCGATTATGGTTATCCAAGGCGGAATAGATTTCCGAGTTCCTTATGAGCAAGGCCAGGAAGCTTTCCAAGCCGCAAAACTAAAAGGTCTTAAAACCAAATTTCTTTATTTCCCGAACGAAAATCACTGGGTTTTACATCCGCAAAACGGTTTGGTTTGGCAGAGAGAATTCTTTGATTGGCTTAAAGAAACACTTTAG
- the secG gene encoding preprotein translocase subunit SecG has translation MSTIFTLFMILIIIASILLVIIIMAQNPKGGGLSGTFGGASAANFGVQRTNDFMEKATWTLGTTIVVLIFLSIILTGKPSQTVPSIPTPAKSEAPVKAPANSAPAAKTPATK, from the coding sequence ATGAGCACAATATTTACGCTGTTTATGATTCTAATTATCATTGCTAGCATTTTATTAGTTATCATCATTATGGCGCAAAATCCAAAAGGAGGCGGACTTTCCGGAACTTTCGGAGGTGCTTCTGCTGCTAACTTCGGGGTTCAGAGAACCAATGATTTTATGGAAAAAGCAACTTGGACTTTGGGAACTACAATTGTAGTTTTGATTTTCTTAAGTATCATTCTTACAGGAAAGCCATCGCAAACAGTACCTTCTATTCCTACACCAGCGAAATCTGAAGCGCCTGTAAAAGCACCAGCAAATAGTGCTCCTGCTGCAAAAACTCCAGCGACTAAATAA
- a CDS encoding TonB-dependent receptor domain-containing protein: MKAKTISISALFLCMPMSLLLAQNTQDTLKGEKKIDEVKIIGNTKKSTESNIIATQRKSVEVIERVGSVQLEKQGIGDAAVAVTKATGSQKQEGSGQIFIRGLGDRNNSTTINGLPVPSNDPIYKNLDLSIIKTDMIDFVGLEKVYQPKLWGDISGANVDIVTKVYTGKPYFKVNLGSSVNTNALSKNNFYLQDGPNYFGFKQLNKPSNALLATQGYAFSTSWNNRQVATPINSSLGFDFGTNFKVGSQGKLSIFGYGSFDNDYSFVEGNIGSSFNNEGSALKQLNGQEFKYLTNTTGLLNVNYRINANHNINYSSNYIHTTEQKLGNYSGYIRDVNELLNENQERIEVANMRRALYKTNDLFINQLRGEHKISDPFKIVWNLGYNRLDSRRPDRQQNISVYNIETGNNYFANSNPGANQRYFDKLIENDYVGDLHADYNFSDDLKVTLGYSGRKKDSDFRAYQYNFRILQPQGNYYLDPQNYDGFFNLGNYTTGNLFQIATFWGDIKDPQQALKPQFYESELFNNAGYANVEYKFNEKFTGQLGLRYDNIDQKITYMTAIFSNGGIINKNYSKLLPSLNLKYAVNDKNNLRFSASKTYTTPLLIELAPYEYEEIDELSFGNVDLNPADNYNVDLKWEWFPKRGEVISVTAFGKYIIDPIARVTVNSSSNSVSFVNTGDSGRVFGAELEIRKDLYEVGNTRLYTFLNGSYINTQQDLDNDKVVAENPNSRVSVDFIKDKDKMQGASDFLANVNLGWEQKWGDKNALDFVVSYSYISDNIYALGYQTKGNIVDKAINTLDAIVKVKLSSGLGISFTGRNLLNPEYKRVQANQNGDVAVRNFKKGMNYGVGFSYEF, encoded by the coding sequence ATGAAAGCAAAAACTATAAGCATCAGTGCTTTGTTTCTTTGTATGCCAATGTCTCTTTTGTTGGCGCAAAATACCCAAGATACTCTGAAGGGTGAAAAGAAAATCGACGAAGTTAAAATCATCGGTAACACTAAAAAAAGTACGGAATCCAACATTATCGCTACTCAGAGAAAATCTGTGGAGGTGATAGAAAGAGTAGGTTCTGTACAGTTGGAAAAACAAGGAATTGGTGATGCTGCCGTAGCTGTTACAAAAGCAACTGGTTCCCAAAAACAAGAGGGAAGTGGACAGATATTCATTCGTGGACTAGGTGATAGAAACAACTCAACAACCATCAATGGACTTCCGGTTCCTTCCAATGATCCAATATACAAAAATCTTGATTTATCTATTATCAAAACAGATATGATTGATTTTGTGGGATTGGAAAAAGTCTATCAGCCAAAACTTTGGGGTGATATCTCAGGGGCTAACGTAGATATTGTGACCAAAGTTTATACAGGCAAGCCTTATTTTAAAGTTAACTTAGGCTCTTCTGTTAATACAAATGCGCTTAGTAAAAATAATTTTTATCTTCAGGATGGTCCCAATTATTTTGGATTCAAACAGCTTAATAAACCTAGTAATGCATTATTAGCAACACAGGGTTATGCGTTTTCTACATCTTGGAACAATAGACAGGTAGCGACACCCATAAATTCTTCTCTTGGTTTTGATTTTGGAACTAATTTCAAAGTAGGAAGCCAAGGTAAACTGAGTATTTTCGGCTATGGATCTTTTGATAACGACTATTCTTTTGTAGAAGGGAACATTGGTTCATCTTTCAATAATGAAGGTTCTGCATTGAAACAATTGAATGGACAAGAGTTCAAGTACCTTACAAATACAACTGGTTTATTGAATGTTAATTATCGTATCAATGCCAATCACAATATTAATTATAGTTCTAATTACATCCATACCACAGAACAAAAATTAGGAAATTACAGTGGCTACATTCGTGATGTCAACGAGCTTTTAAACGAAAATCAAGAACGCATCGAAGTTGCAAATATGAGAAGAGCGTTGTATAAAACCAATGACCTGTTTATCAATCAGCTTCGTGGAGAGCATAAGATTTCTGATCCGTTCAAAATTGTTTGGAATCTTGGATACAATAGATTGGACAGCAGAAGACCTGATAGACAACAGAATATCTCTGTATATAATATAGAAACAGGTAATAATTATTTTGCTAATAGTAATCCTGGAGCCAATCAAAGATATTTTGATAAGTTGATAGAAAATGATTACGTTGGTGATCTTCACGCAGACTATAACTTTTCAGATGACCTTAAAGTAACTTTAGGATATAGCGGAAGAAAGAAGGATAGTGATTTCAGAGCATATCAATACAATTTCAGGATTCTTCAGCCACAAGGCAACTATTATTTGGATCCGCAAAACTATGATGGCTTCTTTAATTTGGGTAATTACACAACAGGTAACTTATTTCAGATTGCAACATTCTGGGGAGATATAAAAGATCCTCAACAAGCTCTTAAGCCACAGTTTTATGAGTCAGAGTTGTTTAATAATGCTGGGTATGCTAATGTAGAATATAAATTCAATGAAAAATTCACGGGGCAACTAGGACTTCGCTATGATAATATCGATCAGAAAATCACTTACATGACAGCTATTTTCTCAAATGGAGGGATCATTAATAAAAATTATTCAAAACTACTTCCTTCATTGAATTTAAAATATGCGGTCAACGACAAAAATAACCTCAGATTTTCAGCTTCCAAAACATACACAACACCACTCCTGATAGAGTTAGCGCCTTACGAGTATGAGGAAATTGATGAATTAAGTTTTGGAAACGTAGATCTTAATCCTGCAGACAACTACAACGTGGATTTGAAATGGGAATGGTTTCCAAAAAGAGGGGAGGTTATCTCTGTTACCGCATTTGGGAAATACATTATTGATCCAATTGCAAGAGTTACAGTCAACTCATCATCCAATTCGGTTTCTTTTGTTAATACAGGAGATAGTGGAAGGGTATTCGGAGCAGAGTTAGAAATCAGAAAAGACTTATATGAAGTAGGCAATACTCGCTTATATACATTCCTCAATGGTTCTTATATCAATACACAACAGGATCTTGACAACGACAAAGTAGTTGCAGAAAATCCAAACTCCAGAGTCTCTGTAGATTTCATAAAAGACAAAGACAAGATGCAAGGTGCTTCCGATTTTCTTGCCAATGTCAATTTGGGTTGGGAGCAAAAATGGGGAGACAAGAACGCTTTAGATTTTGTTGTTTCATACTCATATATATCAGACAACATCTATGCATTAGGGTATCAGACAAAAGGAAATATTGTAGACAAAGCTATCAATACTTTGGATGCAATTGTAAAAGTTAAGCTTTCCAGTGGCTTAGGTATCTCTTTTACGGGAAGAAACTTATTGAATCCCGAGTACAAAAGAGTACAAGCCAACCAAAACGGCGATGTAGCGGTTAGAAATTTCAAAAAAGGAATGAACTACGGAGTTGGATTCTCTTATGAATTTTAA
- the pepE gene encoding dipeptidase PepE, with translation MNIILASTSTLFGGQYLEYLKPELQILFNGIEELIFIPFARPGGISHEDYTAKAKEFFATININVKGLHEFDNKEEAINSGKAFFTGGGNTFLLVKTLHELGLMNILKQNVESGKPYLGCSAGSNIGGINMKTTNDMPIVYPPSFECMGLIPFNINPHYLDPNPEIRHNGETRETRIKEFLTQNDIKVIGLREGNWIRKIDDKITVEGSELTKIFEVGKEPYEVESGTEL, from the coding sequence ATGAACATCATCCTCGCATCCACATCCACACTCTTCGGCGGACAATACTTGGAATACCTCAAACCAGAACTCCAGATTCTTTTTAATGGAATTGAAGAATTAATTTTTATTCCTTTTGCAAGACCAGGCGGAATCTCCCACGAAGATTATACAGCCAAAGCAAAAGAATTTTTTGCAACAATTAATATCAACGTAAAAGGTCTTCATGAGTTCGATAATAAAGAAGAAGCCATTAATTCAGGCAAAGCTTTTTTCACAGGTGGAGGTAACACATTCCTTTTAGTAAAAACGCTCCACGAATTAGGATTGATGAATATCCTGAAACAAAATGTAGAATCAGGAAAACCATATCTGGGTTGTAGCGCAGGAAGCAACATCGGCGGGATCAATATGAAAACAACCAATGATATGCCCATCGTCTATCCGCCGAGCTTCGAGTGTATGGGATTGATTCCTTTCAATATTAATCCACATTACCTAGACCCCAATCCTGAAATAAGACACAACGGTGAAACCAGAGAAACCAGAATCAAAGAATTCTTGACTCAGAACGATATCAAAGTTATTGGGCTGAGAGAAGGAAATTGGATCAGAAAGATAGATGATAAAATCACTGTAGAAGGGTCTGAGCTGACTAAAATCTTCGAAGTAGGAAAAGAACCTTATGAAGTAGAATCAGGAACCGAATTATAA
- a CDS encoding DEAD/DEAH box helicase produces the protein MNKTTFADFDLPEKILDVLADLDLFEPTPIQEKSLKPILSGRDVMGIAQTGTGKTLAYLLPVLKTWKYNKSGNPTVLVLVPTRELVVQVTEVLEKLTKNITARVIGVYGGKNINTQKLLFNDGCDILVGTPGRVMDLSIDNAISLREVNKLIIDEFDEMLNLGFRPQLTHIFEMMKEKRQNILFSATMTEALDEILNEYFASPIEISLARSGTPLEKIAQTAIPVDNFNTKLNLLIHLLKTEDNLEKILIFANNKKHADLIFEKLNVEFPDEFGVIHSNKSQNFRLRVMQEFTNEELRGVITTDIMARGLDIPDISHVFNFEVPEVPEQYIHRIGRTGRADKDGIAVTFYTKKEEAQLLDIELLMDKEINKTEFPEEVTISKVKIASEQDEVKMKFLTTAKLNEGESAFHEKKDKNKKINLGGPSKRKAPKKFGANRAQQKQKSKAKRKK, from the coding sequence ATGAATAAAACCACTTTTGCAGATTTCGATTTACCGGAAAAGATTCTTGATGTTCTAGCCGATTTAGATTTATTTGAACCGACGCCGATTCAGGAAAAAAGTTTAAAACCGATTCTTTCAGGTCGCGATGTGATGGGAATTGCACAGACCGGAACGGGAAAAACTTTAGCTTATTTGCTTCCTGTTCTCAAAACTTGGAAATATAACAAATCCGGGAATCCTACAGTTTTGGTTTTAGTTCCTACAAGAGAATTGGTAGTTCAGGTTACAGAAGTTTTAGAAAAACTGACGAAGAATATCACTGCAAGAGTTATCGGAGTTTATGGTGGGAAAAACATCAATACGCAGAAATTGTTGTTCAATGATGGCTGCGATATTTTGGTCGGAACACCAGGTCGCGTGATGGATTTGTCGATTGATAATGCGATTTCTCTTAGAGAAGTTAATAAATTAATCATTGACGAGTTCGACGAAATGCTGAATCTAGGTTTCCGTCCACAACTGACTCATATCTTCGAAATGATGAAAGAGAAAAGACAAAATATCCTTTTTTCTGCAACAATGACCGAAGCTTTAGACGAAATATTAAATGAATATTTTGCTTCTCCAATCGAGATTTCTTTAGCAAGGTCGGGAACACCTTTGGAGAAAATTGCTCAGACTGCAATTCCGGTTGATAACTTCAATACAAAACTTAATTTGCTAATTCATCTTCTGAAAACTGAGGATAATCTTGAGAAGATTCTAATTTTCGCAAATAATAAAAAACATGCAGATTTAATTTTCGAAAAACTAAATGTTGAATTTCCCGATGAATTTGGTGTCATTCACTCTAACAAATCTCAGAATTTCAGATTAAGAGTAATGCAGGAATTCACGAATGAAGAATTGCGTGGCGTGATTACAACAGATATTATGGCGAGAGGTTTGGATATTCCGGATATTTCGCATGTTTTCAACTTCGAAGTGCCTGAAGTTCCTGAGCAATACATCCACAGAATTGGTAGAACCGGTCGTGCGGACAAAGACGGAATCGCAGTGACTTTCTACACCAAAAAAGAAGAAGCTCAACTTCTTGACATCGAATTGTTGATGGATAAAGAAATCAATAAAACTGAATTCCCAGAGGAAGTAACCATCTCAAAAGTCAAAATCGCGTCTGAACAGGATGAAGTAAAAATGAAATTCCTGACCACTGCAAAACTTAACGAAGGCGAATCTGCTTTCCACGAGAAAAAAGATAAAAACAAGAAAATCAATCTTGGCGGCCCAAGCAAGCGAAAAGCGCCTAAGAAATTTGGAGCGAACAGAGCGCAACAAAAGCAAAAGTCAAAAGCTAAGAGAAAGAAATAA
- a CDS encoding XAC2610-related protein gives MAQNQFEIRDGSKQFDARITVQNCEGDTCSGEGVVELINKKSKKVFQTLRSDDLYFYLNKNQKPSVNVIQLYNEQSPLIFDDFNFDGTEDIAVRNGNQSGYGGPSYDIYVYNSTRKQFVPSEELTALAYENLGMFQTDHKRKRIITFAKDGCCWHITTEYAVIPKKGLQKVYEFKEDAMDGEYVTVTTRNLINNKWTSRSKKYKIKDYYKD, from the coding sequence TTGGCTCAAAATCAATTCGAGATCAGGGATGGTTCAAAACAATTCGATGCAAGGATCACAGTCCAGAATTGTGAGGGCGATACTTGTAGCGGAGAAGGCGTCGTAGAATTAATTAATAAAAAATCGAAAAAAGTTTTCCAAACACTCAGATCGGATGACCTTTATTTTTATTTGAACAAAAATCAGAAGCCAAGCGTCAATGTTATCCAATTGTACAATGAGCAGAGTCCGCTGATCTTTGATGATTTCAATTTTGACGGAACAGAAGATATTGCTGTAAGGAACGGAAATCAAAGTGGTTATGGCGGACCATCTTATGATATTTACGTTTACAATTCTACCAGGAAACAATTTGTTCCTAGCGAAGAATTAACAGCCTTGGCCTACGAAAACCTCGGAATGTTCCAGACAGATCACAAACGTAAACGCATTATTACTTTTGCAAAAGATGGTTGTTGTTGGCACATTACCACAGAATATGCAGTAATTCCCAAGAAGGGACTTCAGAAAGTCTATGAGTTTAAAGAAGATGCGATGGACGGCGAGTATGTTACAGTCACTACGAGAAATCTCATCAATAATAAGTGGACAAGTAGATCAAAAAAATATAAGATCAAAGATTATTACAAAGATTAA
- a CDS encoding aldose 1-epimerase family protein: MITIQNNKLKATFNELGAELTSLINLETGKEIMWSGNPDFWSGQSPVLFPTVGALKNEQYIFEGKTYELPRHGFARRRTFEVKNSSENEVIFELKSDEESLKIYPFEFSLEIKYALVENKLTVSYQVKNLSEKEMYFSLGAHPGFAIDTENGLNYNDYEIAFSDDEKLKIHPLIDNLISNETQTIELDNKTLPLSDELFAKDALVMTTMKSRELILRNNKNNHKVIFTFSNFPYFGIWAAKNADFVCLEPWQGIADLENHNQELTEKFGIVKLEKHQDWKAGWAIEIE, encoded by the coding sequence ATGATAACGATTCAAAATAATAAACTAAAAGCAACTTTCAATGAACTTGGAGCAGAATTGACGTCTCTCATCAATCTCGAAACCGGGAAAGAAATAATGTGGAGCGGTAATCCTGATTTTTGGAGCGGACAAAGTCCTGTTCTTTTCCCGACTGTCGGCGCTTTGAAAAATGAACAATATATTTTTGAAGGTAAAACTTATGAATTGCCTCGCCACGGTTTTGCAAGAAGACGAACTTTTGAAGTGAAAAATTCATCTGAAAATGAAGTTATTTTTGAATTGAAATCTGATGAAGAATCTTTGAAAATTTATCCATTCGAATTCAGTTTGGAAATCAAATATGCTTTGGTTGAGAACAAACTGACGGTTTCTTATCAAGTGAAAAATCTGTCTGAAAAAGAAATGTATTTTTCTCTCGGCGCACATCCGGGATTTGCAATCGACACAGAAAATGGTCTGAACTATAACGATTACGAAATTGCTTTTTCCGATGATGAAAAACTGAAAATTCATCCGTTGATTGATAACCTCATCAGCAACGAAACGCAAACCATTGAGCTAGATAACAAAACGCTTCCGTTGTCTGACGAATTATTCGCAAAAGATGCGTTGGTGATGACAACGATGAAAAGCAGAGAATTGATTTTGAGAAATAATAAAAATAATCACAAAGTCATTTTCACTTTTTCTAATTTTCCTTATTTCGGAATTTGGGCTGCGAAAAATGCGGATTTTGTTTGTTTAGAACCTTGGCAAGGCATTGCAGATTTGGAAAATCATAATCAAGAATTGACGGAGAAATTTGGGATTGTTAAATTGGAGAAGCATCAAGATTGGAAAGCGGGTTGGGCGATTGAGATTGAGTAA
- a CDS encoding lipocalin family protein has protein sequence MKKLILFAFASLVIVSCRKDDDDLQIKSSFEGNWNYIKKQIMSGKDNSILFSEAITDCPEKRSYQFSNHNYTLTIFKDNFVGSCVVDEIENGTFSYDDSQNNITFKSSRTNNQYSINVNSINNNELQLADPFFGYDANNDGIADKFVLVFNK, from the coding sequence GTGAAAAAACTTATTCTATTTGCTTTTGCTTCATTAGTAATTGTTTCTTGTCGGAAAGATGATGATGATTTACAAATAAAATCCTCTTTTGAAGGAAATTGGAATTATATAAAAAAACAAATAATGTCCGGAAAAGACAATTCGATTTTATTCTCGGAAGCAATTACAGATTGTCCAGAAAAGAGAAGCTATCAATTTTCAAATCATAATTACACTCTAACTATTTTTAAAGACAATTTTGTAGGCTCCTGTGTAGTGGATGAGATAGAAAATGGAACATTTAGTTATGACGACAGTCAAAATAATATCACATTCAAATCTAGTAGGACAAACAATCAATACTCAATTAATGTTAATTCTATAAATAATAATGAATTACAGTTGGCTGATCCATTCTTTGGTTATGATGCTAATAATGACGGAATTGCTGACAAATTTGTACTGGTATTCAACAAATAG